Proteins found in one Serratia plymuthica genomic segment:
- a CDS encoding N-carbamoylsarcosine amidohydrolase, producing MASAADNSLVDNYSGVWGNRIGFGHRPALLMIDFMQAYTTEGAPLFAPGVVSAVDESVALLATARQVRIPVIHTNIRYHAGHFADGGIWVKKAPVMKDMVEGNPLAAFCPQVAPSATEVVLTKQYASAFFGTALAPMLVALGIDTLLLAGCSTSGCIRASAVDAVQHGFRTIVVRECVGDRHSGPHEANLFDIDSKYGDVVTKKESLDYLNRL from the coding sequence ATGGCATCCGCAGCCGATAACTCTCTCGTAGATAACTACAGCGGCGTCTGGGGCAACCGCATCGGTTTCGGCCATCGCCCGGCGCTGCTGATGATCGACTTTATGCAGGCTTACACCACCGAGGGCGCACCGCTGTTCGCCCCCGGCGTGGTCAGCGCGGTCGACGAAAGCGTGGCGCTGCTGGCCACCGCACGCCAGGTGAGAATTCCGGTGATCCACACCAATATCCGCTATCATGCGGGGCATTTTGCCGATGGCGGCATCTGGGTGAAAAAAGCGCCGGTGATGAAAGACATGGTCGAGGGCAACCCGTTGGCGGCGTTCTGCCCCCAGGTTGCGCCGTCAGCGACCGAGGTGGTGTTGACCAAACAATATGCCAGCGCCTTTTTCGGCACTGCGCTTGCACCTATGTTGGTGGCGCTCGGCATCGATACCCTGCTGCTGGCCGGTTGCTCCACCAGCGGCTGTATCCGCGCCAGCGCGGTGGACGCCGTGCAACACGGATTTCGCACTATCGTGGTGCGTGAATGCGTGGGCGACCGCCACTCAGGCCCGCACGAAGCCAACCTGTTCGACATCGACAGCAAATACGGCGACGTGGTGACGAAAAAGGAGAGCCTCGATTATCTGAACCGGCTGTAA
- a CDS encoding MarR family winged helix-turn-helix transcriptional regulator: MTPPEDSAADDGKAENYHFTEQVGHLLRKVYQRHVAIFQQNVGDSQLTAVQFITLCAVRDMGPSSLTELVQVTAVDQATIRGIVERLKARELITVMPDPIDRRKVVVGLTDTGAALLATTVPHAAKITELTFGTLNPAERVALMFLLNKMLEDQPPG, encoded by the coding sequence ATGACGCCCCCCGAAGACTCGGCCGCCGACGACGGCAAAGCCGAAAACTATCATTTTACCGAACAAGTCGGGCACCTGCTGCGCAAGGTTTATCAACGCCACGTGGCGATATTCCAGCAGAACGTCGGGGATTCTCAACTGACCGCCGTGCAGTTTATTACCCTGTGCGCGGTGCGCGACATGGGGCCTAGCTCGCTGACCGAGCTGGTGCAGGTGACGGCGGTCGATCAGGCCACCATTCGCGGTATCGTTGAGCGCCTCAAGGCGCGTGAATTGATCACCGTCATGCCGGATCCGATAGACCGGCGCAAAGTGGTGGTCGGGTTGACCGACACCGGCGCTGCGCTGTTGGCGACAACGGTGCCGCATGCGGCGAAGATCACGGAATTAACCTTCGGCACGCTCAATCCGGCCGAGCGTGTCGCCTTGATGTTCCTGCTCAATAAAATGCTGGAAGACCAGCCGCCAGGCTAA
- a CDS encoding 2,5-dihydroxypyridine 5,6-dioxygenase, with translation MAVNESQLVQLFEQVLTLSKVDASQSVAILKSHYSDARTVRAATDAALRLGAKVYAVELPSFNHPRAMGNDMTAYCGDTALTGNPAAQRALEAADLIVDTMMLLHSPEQEQILKTGTRILLAVEPPEVLARMLPDSEDKARVLAAAALLEQAKLMRVTSAAGSDFRAPLGQYPTVTEYGYADEPGRWDHWPSGFLFTWPNEEQAEGVLVLDVGDILLPFKSYARERITLEIEQGFVTGIHGGFEAEYLREYMKYFKDPEVYGISHIGWGLQPRAQWTAMGLHDKNDGMCMDARAFYGNFLFSTGPNTEVGGTRKTPCHMDIALRRCDISLDGQTVVAEGEVVAPEASRVRQG, from the coding sequence ATGGCGGTCAATGAGAGTCAGCTGGTTCAACTGTTCGAGCAGGTGCTTACGCTGTCGAAAGTGGATGCTTCGCAGAGCGTAGCCATCCTGAAAAGCCACTATTCCGATGCGCGTACGGTACGCGCCGCCACCGATGCCGCGCTGCGGTTGGGGGCCAAGGTGTATGCGGTGGAGCTCCCCTCGTTCAACCATCCGCGGGCGATGGGCAATGACATGACCGCCTACTGCGGCGACACGGCGCTGACCGGCAACCCTGCCGCGCAGCGTGCGCTGGAAGCCGCCGATTTGATCGTCGACACCATGATGTTGCTGCACTCGCCGGAGCAGGAACAAATACTGAAAACCGGCACGCGCATACTGTTGGCGGTCGAGCCGCCGGAGGTGTTGGCACGGATGTTGCCTGACTCAGAGGACAAAGCGCGGGTGTTGGCGGCGGCTGCGCTGCTGGAACAGGCGAAGCTGATGCGGGTGACATCCGCCGCCGGCAGCGATTTCCGCGCCCCCCTGGGGCAATACCCGACGGTGACCGAATACGGTTATGCCGACGAACCGGGGCGTTGGGATCACTGGCCGAGCGGTTTTCTGTTTACCTGGCCGAATGAGGAGCAGGCGGAAGGGGTGCTGGTGCTGGACGTCGGCGATATCCTGCTGCCGTTTAAGAGCTATGCCCGGGAACGCATTACGCTGGAGATTGAACAAGGTTTCGTGACGGGGATTCACGGCGGCTTCGAGGCGGAATACCTGCGCGAATACATGAAGTATTTCAAGGATCCGGAAGTGTACGGCATCTCGCATATCGGTTGGGGCCTGCAACCGCGCGCCCAGTGGACGGCAATGGGCCTGCACGACAAAAACGACGGCATGTGCATGGATGCGCGCGCATTTTACGGCAACTTCCTGTTCTCCACCGGCCCGAATACCGAAGTCGGCGGCACGCGAAAAACGCCGTGCCACATGGATATTGCGCTGCGTCGCTGCGATATCAGCCTGGATGGCCAGACGGTAGTGGCTGAAGGGGAAGTGGTCGCGCCGGAGGCATCGCGGGTGCGCCAGGGTTAA
- a CDS encoding alpha/beta fold hydrolase: MSRFLYGANVQANGIRQHYLRYGGQGPTLILIPGITSPAITWGFVAERLGERYDTYVLDVRGRGLSSSGPDLAYDAETCAQDVNAFAAALKLDSYSLIGHSMGARFALRAAVLQPAGVRRLVLVDPPVSGPGRRDYPGKWPWYVDSIRQSLSGMDAEQMRAYCPTWSEEQRQLRAEWLHTCYEPAIQRAYEDFHQVDSHRDYPDLSMPTLLMVAGLGGVIQPEDEAEIRTLQPEITVAHVANAGHMIPWDDFDGFFRALGDFLD, translated from the coding sequence ATGAGCCGCTTCCTGTATGGCGCCAACGTGCAGGCCAACGGCATCCGTCAGCACTACCTGCGCTACGGCGGCCAGGGCCCGACGCTGATCCTGATCCCCGGCATCACCAGCCCGGCGATCACCTGGGGCTTCGTCGCCGAACGGCTGGGCGAAAGATACGATACCTACGTGCTGGACGTGCGCGGGCGCGGTCTGTCTTCCAGCGGCCCGGATTTGGCCTATGACGCCGAAACTTGCGCGCAGGACGTCAACGCTTTCGCCGCCGCGCTGAAGCTGGACAGCTATTCGCTGATCGGCCACTCCATGGGCGCGCGTTTTGCCCTGCGCGCTGCGGTGCTGCAACCGGCCGGCGTTCGCCGGTTAGTGCTGGTCGATCCGCCGGTTTCCGGCCCCGGCCGCCGCGACTATCCCGGTAAATGGCCGTGGTACGTCGACTCCATCCGCCAGTCGCTATCGGGGATGGATGCCGAGCAGATGCGCGCCTACTGCCCGACCTGGAGCGAGGAGCAGCGGCAGTTGCGCGCCGAATGGCTGCACACCTGCTATGAACCGGCCATTCAACGTGCCTATGAAGATTTCCATCAGGTGGACAGCCACCGCGACTATCCCGACCTGAGCATGCCGACGCTGCTGATGGTCGCGGGCCTGGGCGGCGTGATCCAACCGGAAGACGAGGCGGAGATCCGCACGCTGCAACCGGAAATCACCGTGGCGCACGTAGCAAACGCCGGGCATATGATCCCGTGGGACGACTTTGACGGTTTCTTCCGCGCCCTGGGCGATTTTCTGGATTAA
- a CDS encoding maleate cis-trans isomerase family protein yields MTKNYRIGQIVPSSNTTMETEIPAMLTARQLIRPERFTFHSSRMRMKHVSKAELAAMDAESDRCALELSDAQVDVLGYACLVAIMSMGLGYHRESQARLARITQDNAAAAPVISSAGALVSGLKVLGAKRIALVAPYMKPLTQMVVDYIEHEGIEVKVWRALEIPDNLAVGRHDPAKLPGIVAEMDLRDVDAIVLSACVQMPSLPAVATVEAQTGKPVLTAAIATTYAMLTALELEPIVPGAGALLSGAY; encoded by the coding sequence ATGACCAAAAATTACCGTATCGGCCAGATCGTACCCAGCTCCAACACCACGATGGAAACCGAAATTCCGGCGATGTTGACCGCGCGCCAGCTAATCCGCCCGGAGCGTTTCACCTTCCACTCCAGCCGCATGCGCATGAAGCATGTGAGCAAAGCGGAACTGGCGGCGATGGACGCCGAATCAGACCGCTGTGCGCTGGAGCTTTCCGACGCGCAGGTCGACGTGCTCGGTTATGCCTGCCTGGTGGCTATCATGTCGATGGGGCTGGGGTATCACCGTGAATCGCAGGCTCGTCTGGCCCGGATCACGCAAGACAATGCCGCAGCGGCGCCGGTGATCAGCAGCGCCGGCGCGCTGGTCAGTGGCCTGAAAGTGCTCGGCGCCAAACGCATCGCACTGGTGGCGCCTTACATGAAACCGCTGACCCAAATGGTGGTGGACTATATCGAACACGAGGGCATTGAGGTCAAGGTGTGGCGCGCGCTGGAGATCCCGGACAACCTGGCGGTGGGCCGTCACGATCCGGCCAAACTGCCGGGCATTGTCGCCGAGATGGATCTGCGCGACGTAGACGCCATAGTGCTCTCCGCCTGCGTGCAAATGCCGTCTTTACCCGCGGTAGCCACCGTTGAGGCGCAAACCGGCAAGCCGGTGCTGACCGCCGCCATCGCCACCACCTACGCCATGCTGACCGCACTGGAGCTGGAGCCGATCGTTCCCGGCGCCGGCGCCCTGCTGTCCGGCGCCTATTAA
- a CDS encoding FAD-dependent monooxygenase, protein MSKQQRIAVVGAGLGGAAAAGLLQKAGFTVDLYEQSPVFSRLGAGIHMGPNVLKIFRRLGIEQPLEQMASHPDFWFSRDAESGDYLSRIELGAFARKEYGAAYVTVHRGDLQALQMAALLPGSVHFGKCLSKIEDRGDDVVLNFADGTSATADIVIGADGINSRIREHLLGAEAPTYSGWVAHRALIRGEKLAKYNLSFEDCVKWWSADRHLMVYYTTQKRDEYYYVSGVPHPAWDFQGSFIDSSREEMYETFAGYHPIVQALIESSEQVTKWPLLNRKPLPLWSEGRMVLLGDACHPMKPHMAQGAAMAIEDAAMLARCLQETGLTDYRTAFQLYEANRKERASRVQAVSNANTFLRTQEDPAWVYGYDLYAQALKSENAA, encoded by the coding sequence ATGAGCAAACAACAACGCATTGCCGTGGTCGGCGCAGGCCTGGGTGGCGCCGCCGCCGCCGGTCTGCTGCAAAAAGCCGGCTTTACCGTCGATTTGTATGAGCAAAGCCCGGTGTTTTCACGCCTCGGTGCCGGTATCCATATGGGACCGAACGTGCTGAAGATTTTCCGCCGCCTCGGTATCGAACAGCCGCTGGAGCAAATGGCTTCGCACCCGGATTTCTGGTTCAGCCGCGATGCCGAAAGCGGCGACTATCTGTCGCGCATTGAATTGGGGGCGTTTGCCCGCAAAGAATACGGCGCGGCATACGTTACGGTGCATCGCGGCGACTTACAGGCGTTGCAGATGGCGGCTCTGCTGCCGGGCAGCGTGCACTTTGGCAAATGCCTGAGCAAGATTGAAGATCGCGGCGACGACGTGGTGCTGAATTTCGCCGACGGCACCAGCGCCACCGCCGATATCGTGATTGGCGCCGACGGCATCAACTCACGCATTCGCGAACACCTGTTGGGTGCCGAAGCGCCAACCTACAGCGGCTGGGTGGCCCACCGCGCGCTGATCCGCGGCGAGAAACTGGCCAAATACAATTTGAGTTTCGAAGACTGCGTGAAGTGGTGGTCGGCGGATCGCCATCTGATGGTCTATTACACCACGCAAAAACGCGACGAATACTATTACGTCAGCGGCGTCCCCCACCCGGCGTGGGATTTCCAGGGCAGCTTCATCGACAGCAGCCGCGAAGAAATGTACGAAACCTTCGCCGGTTATCACCCGATAGTACAAGCGCTGATCGAGTCCAGCGAGCAGGTCACCAAATGGCCGCTGCTGAACCGCAAACCGCTGCCGCTGTGGAGCGAAGGCCGCATGGTGTTGCTCGGCGACGCCTGCCACCCCATGAAACCGCATATGGCGCAGGGTGCGGCGATGGCGATCGAAGACGCCGCCATGCTGGCGCGCTGCCTGCAGGAAACCGGCCTGACCGATTACCGCACCGCCTTCCAGCTGTATGAAGCCAACCGCAAAGAGCGCGCCTCCCGCGTGCAGGCGGTGTCCAACGCCAATACTTTCCTGCGCACTCAGGAAGATCCGGCCTGGGTGTACGGCTATGACCTGTACGCGCAGGCGTTGAAATCGGAGAACGCCGCATGA
- a CDS encoding serine hydrolase domain-containing protein — protein MKIKILLKRSFVLILPLLISACGTLSRMPTDTSPLESRRLACSGDLQAEVDRLARPLIDGRQTPGLVVGVLTPNGQARTFGYGVTDAQQRYPVNGNTLFAVGSVSKGFIAEVTVVLVNKGVLHWEDTLATLLPAGTVLSKDAANITLLQLVTHTSGLPRQMMTPEMLGAFVRYLFTGDNFYGALDTPKVLDDLAQFEAPAVEAPRYSNLGYALLDYILQRRTGKTVDRLTAENILQPLGLTHTSYNVQQLPGYAQRAIGHAGDQPKFIRRGQPVPDWRFSSYMIGAAGLYTDADDLLRYARAHFVSTGSAALDQALKNSLTVRFARKKEAAAIAWIVDDVGTQQITYQVGFIGGYSSYIGLDLRHKTAVVVLQNSFNWSNNIGHRLLQRMGEAADGHFTCQ, from the coding sequence ATGAAGATAAAAATCCTCTTAAAACGCAGTTTCGTCCTGATCTTGCCGTTACTGATATCCGCCTGTGGCACCCTGTCGCGTATGCCGACTGACACCTCGCCGTTGGAAAGCCGACGTTTGGCGTGCAGCGGCGATCTGCAAGCCGAAGTTGATCGCCTGGCGCGGCCGCTCATTGACGGCCGGCAGACGCCGGGGCTGGTGGTCGGGGTGTTGACGCCGAACGGGCAGGCCCGCACCTTTGGCTATGGCGTAACCGATGCGCAGCAGCGTTATCCGGTTAACGGTAACACGCTGTTTGCCGTGGGGTCGGTCAGTAAGGGGTTTATCGCCGAAGTGACCGTCGTGTTGGTTAACAAGGGGGTGCTGCATTGGGAGGATACGTTGGCGACGTTGTTACCGGCAGGGACTGTACTCAGCAAGGATGCGGCCAACATTACCTTGCTGCAACTGGTGACCCACACCTCGGGGCTGCCGCGCCAAATGATGACACCGGAAATGCTCGGTGCCTTCGTCCGTTACCTGTTTACCGGCGATAATTTTTATGGCGCGCTGGATACGCCAAAAGTTCTCGATGATCTGGCACAGTTTGAGGCACCGGCGGTGGAAGCACCGCGCTATTCCAACCTGGGTTATGCGCTGCTGGATTACATTTTGCAGCGGCGCACCGGGAAAACCGTCGATCGCCTGACGGCGGAAAACATCCTCCAGCCGTTGGGGCTGACCCACACCAGTTACAATGTGCAGCAGTTACCGGGTTATGCGCAGCGTGCCATAGGTCATGCCGGCGATCAGCCGAAGTTTATTCGGCGCGGTCAGCCGGTGCCGGACTGGCGGTTTTCTTCCTATATGATTGGTGCCGCCGGGTTGTATACCGACGCCGACGATCTGCTGCGCTATGCACGGGCGCATTTTGTCTCTACCGGCTCCGCTGCGCTGGACCAGGCGCTGAAAAACTCGTTGACCGTGCGTTTTGCGCGCAAAAAAGAGGCGGCGGCCATCGCCTGGATAGTGGATGACGTTGGGACGCAGCAAATTACCTATCAGGTGGGATTTATCGGCGGTTACTCCAGCTATATCGGCCTGGATCTGCGCCACAAGACGGCGGTGGTGGTGTTGCAAAACAGCTTCAACTGGAGCAATAACATTGGCCACCGCTTACTGCAGCGCATGGGCGAGGCCGCAGACGGGCATTTCACCTGCCAATAA
- a CDS encoding MFS transporter, whose protein sequence is MAIVETPLAGKAGTESLLYRKITWKLIPFLCLCYLAAYLDRINVGLAKLQMADQLQLSEAAFGLGAGLFFVGYILFEVPSNLILQRVGAKVWIARIMITWGLLSAGTLFVTTPNQFYAIRFLLGVAEAGFLPGVLYYLTLWFPTYRRGRIIALFMIGLPLSSVIGGPLSGWIMGHFDMRHGLHGWQWLFLLEGIPSVLLGVLTFWVLPNNYRQAKWLTDDEKKRIEQDLAHDDAEAGHSKHSFRDGFFNLKVWMLGGIDFSILLSAYAMGFWMPTFIKTAGVTDITTIGMLTALPSVAALLGMLLIGTSSDRMRERRWHIIVPFIVGAMAMAGSTFFTHNVIATVLLFSIAQAAIIGAVPVFFSLPATFLRGTAAATGFALACSLANIAGLVSNSLMGLALDLTGKSGGALWAFAGCLLISSLLVIALPAKVVNR, encoded by the coding sequence ATGGCCATTGTTGAAACCCCGTTAGCGGGGAAAGCGGGAACAGAATCGCTGCTGTACCGCAAAATCACCTGGAAGTTGATCCCGTTTCTCTGCCTGTGTTATCTGGCCGCCTACCTTGACCGCATTAACGTCGGGCTGGCCAAGCTGCAGATGGCCGATCAACTGCAACTGAGCGAAGCCGCCTTTGGGCTGGGCGCGGGGCTGTTTTTTGTCGGTTATATCCTGTTTGAAGTGCCGAGCAACCTGATCCTGCAGCGCGTCGGCGCCAAGGTGTGGATTGCCCGCATCATGATCACCTGGGGCCTGCTTTCCGCCGGCACCCTGTTCGTCACCACCCCCAATCAGTTTTACGCCATCCGTTTTTTGCTGGGCGTGGCGGAAGCCGGCTTCCTGCCCGGCGTACTCTATTATTTGACGTTATGGTTCCCCACCTATCGTCGCGGCCGCATCATAGCGCTGTTCATGATCGGCCTGCCGCTGTCGAGCGTGATCGGCGGCCCGCTCTCCGGCTGGATCATGGGGCATTTCGATATGCGCCACGGGCTGCATGGCTGGCAATGGCTGTTCCTGCTGGAGGGCATTCCCAGCGTGCTGCTGGGCGTGCTCACCTTCTGGGTGCTGCCCAATAATTATCGGCAGGCAAAATGGTTAACCGACGACGAGAAAAAACGCATTGAGCAGGATCTGGCGCATGACGATGCCGAAGCCGGCCACAGCAAGCACAGTTTCCGCGACGGTTTCTTTAACCTCAAGGTGTGGATGTTGGGCGGCATCGATTTCTCGATCCTGCTCAGCGCCTATGCGATGGGGTTCTGGATGCCGACCTTTATCAAAACTGCCGGGGTCACCGACATTACCACCATCGGCATGCTGACCGCGCTGCCGAGCGTCGCCGCCCTGCTGGGCATGTTGCTGATTGGCACCAGTTCCGACCGCATGCGCGAGCGCCGCTGGCATATCATAGTGCCGTTTATCGTCGGCGCGATGGCGATGGCCGGCAGCACCTTCTTCACCCATAACGTGATCGCCACGGTGCTGCTGTTCTCCATCGCCCAGGCGGCGATCATCGGCGCGGTGCCGGTGTTCTTCAGCCTGCCGGCCACGTTTTTGCGCGGTACGGCGGCGGCAACCGGCTTTGCGCTGGCCTGCTCGCTGGCGAATATCGCCGGGTTGGTGAGTAACTCGCTGATGGGGTTGGCACTGGATCTGACCGGCAAAAGCGGCGGCGCGCTGTGGGCTTTCGCCGGTTGTCTGCTGATCAGTTCGCTGCTGGTGATCGCTCTGCCGGCCAAGGTGGTTAATCGCTGA
- a CDS encoding (2Fe-2S)-binding protein: MAISEVPTSREGAVKTLTEHSLMLSVNGKNIHTQVMADTPLLLVLRNDLALNGPKYGCGLGECGACTVLVDGIAARSCVIPALGVADRAITTLEGLGDRDHLHPVQRAFIEEQAAQCGYCLNGMIMTTKALLDRNPSPSDGEIRQALSGNLCRCGTHIEILRAVQRAIILCRSEEIPHD, from the coding sequence ATGGCGATATCTGAAGTGCCAACGTCCAGGGAGGGGGCGGTAAAAACGCTGACGGAGCATTCGCTGATGCTGTCGGTGAACGGAAAAAACATTCATACCCAGGTCATGGCGGATACGCCGCTGCTGTTGGTGTTGCGTAACGATCTGGCGCTGAACGGCCCGAAATACGGTTGCGGCCTCGGCGAATGCGGCGCCTGCACCGTGCTGGTTGACGGCATTGCCGCACGCTCCTGCGTGATCCCGGCGCTGGGCGTGGCCGATCGGGCGATCACCACGCTGGAAGGGCTGGGGGATCGCGACCACCTGCACCCGGTGCAGCGCGCCTTTATCGAAGAGCAGGCCGCGCAGTGCGGTTATTGCCTGAACGGCATGATCATGACCACCAAAGCCCTGCTGGATCGCAACCCTTCGCCGAGCGACGGCGAAATCCGCCAGGCGCTGTCCGGCAATCTGTGCCGTTGCGGCACCCACATCGAAATCCTGCGTGCGGTTCAGCGCGCCATTATTCTCTGTCGCAGTGAGGAAATTCCGCATGACTGA